Proteins from a genomic interval of Medicago truncatula cultivar Jemalong A17 chromosome 3, MtrunA17r5.0-ANR, whole genome shotgun sequence:
- the LOC11432296 gene encoding serpin-ZX, which yields MNLQSESISNLNKFSVTIAKHLFSKEEFKEKNVVFSPLSLHVVLSIIAAGAEGPTQDQLLTFLQSRSTDELKSLSSQLVSYLLADATPAGGPLLSFVNGVWVEQSLTFQHSFKETVATDFKSNTASVDFVNKAFEGRKEVNLWAEKETNGLIKDLLPPDSVDSLTNLIFANALYFKGAWSEEFDTSKTKDYDFNLLNGSQVKVPFMTSMKRQFISVFDGFKVLRLFYKHEYSYKQSDKRYFSIYFFLPDAKDGLLALTEKVASESEFLEHTRPRETVIVGDLRIPKFNIAFGLETSGVLKELGVVLPFSTGGLTNMVDSPMDQNLHISNIFHKSFIEVNEKGTEAAAVTSMGQKVTCGRRTGPPPTPIDFVADHPFLFLIREDLSGTVLFIGQVLNPLLK from the exons ATGAATCTCCAAAGCGAATCAATCTCTAACCTAAACAAGTTTTCTGTGACCATCGCCAAACATTTGTTCTCCAAAGAAGAATTTAAAGAAAAGAACGTTGTGTTTTCACCTTTGTCACTCCACGTTGTGCTCAGCATAATTGCGGCCGGCGCTGAGGGTCCCACACAAGATCAACTCCTCACCTTCCTCCAATCCAGATCCACTGATGAACTCAAATCCTTGTCCTCTCAACTCGTTTCTTACTTGCTTGCCGATGCCACTCCAGCCGGCGGACCTCTGCTATCTTTTGTCAATGGTGTATGGGTTGAACAATCACTTACTTTTCAACATTCCTTCAAAGAAACTGTTGCTACTGATTTCAAATCAAACACTGCCTCTGTTGATTTCGTGAACAAg GCTTTTGAAGGGAGAAAAGAAGTGAATTTATGGGCTGAAAAAGAGACAAATGGTCTTATAAAAGATTTACTTCCACCTGACTCGGTTGATAGCTTAACCAACCTCATCTTTGCAAACGCACTATACTTCAAAGGAGCATGGTCGGAGGAGTTTGatacttcaaaaacaaaagacTATGATTTTAACCTTCTCAATGGCAGCCAAGTCAAGGTTCCTTTCATGACAAGCATGAAGAGACAATTTATCAGTGTTTTTGATGGTTTTAAAGTCCTTCGTCTTTTTTATAAGCATGAGTATTCGTATAAGCAAAGTGATAAGCGTTATTTCTCTATTTACTTTTTTCTTCCTGATGCAAAAGATGGGTTGTTAGCTTTGACTGAAAAGGTAGCTTCTGAATCTGAGTTTCTAGAACATACACGTCCTAGAGAAACAGTGATAGTAGGTGACTTAAGAATTCCGAAATTCAATATTGCTTTTGGGCTTGAAACTTCTGGCGTGCTGAAGGAGCTAGGAGTGGTTTTACCTTTCTCTACAGGAGGTTTGACAAATATGGTGGACTCTCCTATGGATCAAAACCTTCATATTTCCAACATATTCCACAAGTCTTTTATTGAAGTAAATGAAAAGGGAACTGAAGCTGCTGCGGTGACCTCTATGGGACAAAAGGTCACATGTGGTAGGCGTACTGGCCCTCCACCGACTCCGATAGACTTTGTAGCTGACCACCCTTTCTTGTTTTTGATCAGAGAAGATTTGTCTGGAACGGTACTCTTTATTGGACAAGTTCTCAATCCTCTTCTGAAGTGA
- the LOC11425723 gene encoding LOW QUALITY PROTEIN: serpin-ZX (The sequence of the model RefSeq protein was modified relative to this genomic sequence to represent the inferred CDS: inserted 2 bases in 1 codon) — protein MNILSKSIANLTKSSMNIDLLSNPEFKERNVVFSPLSLQTTLSMVTAGSEGPTQRQLLSFLGSESIHHLNSLSSHLVSHVLKDAXGLSLSSAYAIWVEKTLSLYPSFKETIAINYKATLQSHDFINKPDEAVKKVNLWATEKTNGLITDVLSCGSIDSLTRLIFANALYFKGAWHQPFDASETKDYDFHLLDGSSFKVPFKTSRESQFISVFDGFKVLRLPYEHGTIDDRHFSMYFLLPDAKDGLSALIEKVASEYETLEHILPDSIVDVGDFRIPSFEISFGFELSNMLKELGVILPFSNGGLTKIVDSPLWISNITQKSIIKVNEVGTEAAAVTVTGIAGCSQFTSIPTPIDFVADHPFLFFIREDLSGTILFVGQVLNPLLK, from the exons ATGAATATCCTTAGCAAATCAATCGCAAACCTAACCAAGAGTTCTATGAACATCGATCTGTTATCCaatccagaattcaaagaacgGAACGTAGTGTTTTCGCCCTTGTCACTCCAAACTACGCTCAGTATGGTCACTGCTGGTTCCGAGGGTCCCACTCAACGTCAGCTTCTCTCCTTCCTCGGATCAGAATCCATCCACCATCTTAACTCCTTGTCCTCTCACCTCGTTTCCCATGTGCTTAAAGACGC TGGTCTTTCCTTGTCTTCTGCATACGCTATTTGGGTTGAAAAAACGCTTTCTCTTTACCCTTCCTTCAAAGAAACTATTGCTATTAATTATAAGGCCACTCTCCAATCACATGATTTCATTAACAAG CCTGATGAAGCTGTCAAAAAAGTGAATTTATGGGCTACAGAAAAGACAAACGGACTTATTACTGATGTTCTTTCGTGCGGGTCAATTGATAGTTTAACCAGACTCATTTTTGCTAATGCACTATATTTTAAAGGTGCATGGCATCAACCGTTTGACGCTTCAGAAACAAAAGACTATGATTTTCACCTTCTTGATGGTAGCTCATTCAAGGTTCCCTTCAAGACCAGCAGGGAGAGTCAGTTTATCAGTGTTTTTGATGGTTTTAAGGTCCTTCGTCTTCCTTATGAGCATGGTACTATAGATGACCGTCATTTCTCTATGTACTTTTTACTTCCCGATGCAAAAGATGGGTTGTCAGCTTTGATTGAGAAAGTGGCTTCGGAATATGAGACCCTGGAACACATACTTCCTGATAGTATAGTTGATGTGGGTGACTTTAGGATTCCAAGTTTCGAAATTTCTTTTGGGTTTGAACTTTCTAATATGCTGAAGGAGTTGGGAGTGATTTTACCTTTCTCTAATGGAGGTTTAACAAAAATAGTAGACTCTCCATTATGGATTTCCAATATAACTCAAAAGTCTATCATTAAAGTAAATGAAGTGGGCACAGAAGCTGCCGCAGTCACTGTTACTGGGATAGCGGGATGTAGTCAGTTTACTTCTATTCCAACCCCGATAGACTTTGTAGCTGACCACcctttcttgttttttattagAGAAGATTTGTCTGGTACAATACTCTTTGTTGGCCAAGTTCTCAATCCTCTTCTGAAGTGA
- the LOC11434241 gene encoding serpin-ZX, translating into MSYHRESIANLTKNAMNITKHLVSKTEFKKKNVVLSPLSLQTVLSIVAAGSEGPTQCQLLSFLGSKSIDHLNSLSTHLFTSVLDDAAPFGGPQLSFVNSVWFEKSLSLYPSFKEIVDTNYFATLRSLDFINKADEAVKKVNAWAKKETNGRIGDVLSPGSIDSLTGLIFANALYFNGAWHQPFDASKTKDHDFHLLGGSSIKVPFMTSKKKQFINAFDGFKILRLPYKQGNDIRQFSMYFFLPDAQDGLLALIEKVASKPEILKHKLPRKEVIVGDFRIPRFKIYSGLELSNVSKELGVVLPFSGGGLTKMADSPIWVSNIFQNSFIEVNEKGTEAAAVTRTGLLGCARPTSIPTPIDFVADHPFMFLIRDDLSGTILFVGQVLNPLVGRS; encoded by the exons ATGAGTTACCACCGCGAATCAATCGCTAATTTAACCAAGAATGCTATGAACATCACCAAACATTTGGTATCAAAAACAGAATTCAAGAAGAAGAATGTCGTGCTTTCACCGTTGTCACTCCAAACTGTGCTCAGCATAGTAGCTGCCGGTTCCGAGGGTCCGACGCAATGTCAGCTTCTCTCCTTCCTTGGTTCAAAATCCATTGATCATCTCAACTCCTTATCCACTCACCTCTTTACCTCTGTGCTTGATGACGCTGCTCCCTTTGGTGGACCACAGTTGTCTTTTGTCAACTCTGTGTGGTTTGAAAAATCCCTTTCTCTTTACCCTTCCTTCAAAGAAATTGTTGATACTAATTATTTTGCCACTCTCAGATCACTTGATTTCATAAACAAG GCTGATGAAGCCGTCAAAAAAGTGAATGCATGGGCTAAAAAAGAGACAAACGGACGTATTGGTGATGTTCTTTCACCTGGGTCAATTGATAGCTTAACTGGACTCATTTTTGCTAATGCACTCTACTTTAATGGAGCATGGCATCAACCATTTGATGCTTCAAAAACAAAAGACCATGATTTTCACCTTCTCGGTGGCAGCTCAATTAAGGTTCCCTTCATGACTAGCAAGAAGAAGCAGTTTATAAATGCTTTTGATGGTTTTAAGATCCTTCGTCTTCCTTATAAGCAAGGCAACGATATTCGTCAATTCTCTATGTACTTTTTTCTTCCCGATGCACAAGATGGATTGTTAGCTTTGATTGAGAAAGTGGCTTCCAAACCTGAGATTTTGAAACACAAACTTCCACGTAAGGAAGTGATAGTGGGTGACTTCAGAATTCCACGTTTCAAAATTTATTCTGGACTTGAACTTTCTAATGTGTCAAAGGAGTTAGGAGTTGTTTTACCTTTCTCTGGTGGAGGTTTGACAAAAATGGCGGACTCTCCGATTTGGGTTTCTAACATATTTCAAAATTCTTTCATTGAAGTAAATGAAAAAGGCACTGAAGCTGCTGCAGTCACTAGAACTGGACTATTGGGATGTGCTCGTCCTACTTCAATTCCGACCCCAATAGACTTTGTAGCTGACCACCCTTTCATGTTTTTGATAAGAGACGATTTGTCTGGTACAATACTCTTTGTTGGCCAAGTGCTCAATCCTCTTGTTGGTAGATCATAA